A genome region from Hevea brasiliensis isolate MT/VB/25A 57/8 chromosome 7, ASM3005281v1, whole genome shotgun sequence includes the following:
- the LOC131181425 gene encoding uncharacterized protein LOC131181425, with protein MLMVVAIFILSEMSIPSFATLYWDGEIIMDDEGYEYYGGSSTVITIGKRMDFGTLGMKIVRGINLKGGHEFISKILFRQPIEKNGSFKWDCMGLANDDDVNIMFNFIDEIGGMSSIELYIEIFRPSANVVDEAGPSNSCYTEALKCTDDFESASNDYCPDDDEDDAESDEEWIDSDDWDMNEDGGHHNELVVDLPFYYNTHVANPIMPLVPPPPYSEIDFSLLTVDPWSTPQCSSMWDPLKEFELGMIFSSREDVQKAAKEYHLHRHHEFCNEETKSRTYAIRCKDTTSNCKWRLRASRGKGSDIWKITRYNGPHTCVNPSLSQDHKQLDSKFISDFILAIVREQPNVKIGALQSKIKDKIGYMPSYRKTWKARHDAIIKIFGDWDESYGRLR; from the coding sequence ATGCTGATGGTTGTTGCGATTTTTATTTTATCTGAAATGTCAATTCCAAGTTTTGCTACTTTATATTGGGATGGAGAAATCATTATGGATGATGAAGGCTATGAATATTATGGGGGTTCATCAACCGTCATTACTATTGGTAAACGTATGGATTTTGGtactttaggaatgaaaattgtcCGTGGAATTAATCTTAAAGGTGGACATGAATTTATATCGAAAATCTTATTCAGACAACCCATTGAAAAAAATGGCTCGTTTAAATGGGATTGCATGGGTTTGGCAAACGATGACGATGTGAATAttatgtttaatttcattgatgaaATTGGAGGTATGTCATCGATTGAATTATATATTGAAATTTTTCGACCATCTGCAAATGTTGTTGATGAAGCGGGCCCATCAAATAGTTGTTACACTGAAGCACTGAAGTGTACGGATGATTTTGAATCCGCTAGCAATGATTATTGTCCTGATGATGATGAGGATGATGCGGAGTCTGATGAAGAATGGATTGATAGTGATGACTGGGACATGAATGAGGATGGTGGTCATCATAATGAGTTAGTAGTAGATTTGCCTTTTTACTATAATACTCATGTTGCAAACCCAATAATGCCGCTTGTCCCTCCTCCGCCTTATAGTGAAATAGATTTTTCATTGCTAACGGTTGATCCATGGTCAACACCACAGTGTAGTTCAATGTGGGATCCATTAAAAGAGTTTGAATTAGGAATGATATTCTCATCTAGAGAGGATGTCCAAAAAGCTGCCAAAGAATATCATTTACATAGGCACCATGAGTTTTGTAATGAGGAGACAAAGAGTAGAACATATGCCATCAGGTGCAAAGACACAACGAGCAATTGTAAGTGGAGATTGCGTGCCTCACGAGGGAAAGGAAGTGATATATGGAAAATTACGCGAtataatggaccacatacatgtgTTAATCCATCACTGTCACAAGATCATAAGCAATTAGATAGCAAATTTATATCTGATTTCATTCTCGCCATTGTACGTGAACAACCCAATGTGAAGATAGGAGCGTTACAGTCTAAAATAAAAGATAAGATTGGATATATGCCAAGTTATCGAAAGACCTGGAAGGCTAGGCACGATGCAATTATTAAGATCTTTGGTGATTGGGACGAATCTTACGGAAGGTTGCGATAA